Genomic window (Ananas comosus cultivar F153 linkage group 16, ASM154086v1, whole genome shotgun sequence):
cTTACGTGCGTACATTAATTTGTAGTTGCATTGAGACTTAGGAATCAGGCAAAGTAGGAAAATGAAGATGACCAAAGTAAATATACCTGCCACAAGTTATATTTTGCCTACAATAGCACTTAGTTGTATAACtgttagatatgtctcgaattctgaAACTGCAAGGTGTTTTAACCCTAttctgttttggttttttttcattaagtttagattatgtctaatcttattgaaattatttctaatttttgtgAAGCTGTATTcctatttatattagaatttagccactattataaatatatattttattccatTAATTTGGCGCGACAGATGAGTAGAAGTATGGTTATATTTTTGGGATTggggttttgtgagagaggtATATTTTGTACAACACTttaattataatgaagatctctATTGCGTTTTCGCTTGTGAACGTAGGCCAGGGGTTGAACTACATAAATTTTtatgtgctttatttttcttctctcattcttgattcttttggtattttcgttCTGACTTGGTAGATCTTTTCCACTCTTGTTCTAACAATAACATTGTTGTCACATTCGTACTAAAACGAGTTCTCTTGGTTGTATGATCAATGGCGCCGAATTCTCTTGGTTGTATGAACAATGGCGCCGAATTCTCTTGGTTGTATGAAAAGTGGTGCCGTGATTTAGTCATGTAAATTTTGCGATATCGCCAGCTAATATATCAGTagttctccaaaaaaaaaaaaaaaaaaaaaaaaaaaaaaaaaaatctaatattactaGCTAATATCTTAGTTTGTTTCATGGCTTTTCTATTTAGGTTTGAGCGTTAATtcttatttgatttattaagATATATGATGACATATGTGATATAGCTTCTTATCTATTTACTAATTGTTTTATTCtgtagagctaggctactatgcttttgaaagtacggaggcttctgtacttgtaagttgttttcgataactGAGACAACCGAtttggcgatcggttccgttaaacatgataAGCAGTGTTggaaactatctagaaactaaattttataattttttgactttgctTGCCTAGTGAATGAGTAGTTTCAAcatgaaaaattgaaaataaaaattttataaaaatagcgataaaagatttaaatttcaaatttcaagtaTTGATTTGTTCTTGATGTTAAGTACAACTTTAcctaatttggattgttctatacTGTTGAACTTACAAACTTATATCGGCTAATAAAATAGTCATTATCGAGactctttgattatttggtaaataatattgaaaaattataaaatttggtttcaaatagttttaatagcGTTGATCATGTCTACCAGAATTGATAGTCGAATTGGATGTTTTATTATCGAAAGTAACTTACAAGCACGTAGGGTCGGTGCTGCCGAAAGCAAGAGACGTActctaatttgtatatttattttcttatatttttgttGTATATATCTTCTGTGATCAGGTGTTGTACaactctgctgctgctgctattacTTTTTCAACTTCTACTTTTATCCATCATTTAttcctcactttttttttttttttcgtttttcttattttttattatttttgtaatttttttattctttttaacaaaattaatttgtcGCAATGCGCGAGTACTTTTACTAGTAATGAATAATCAATCAATCATGTGGACTAGTGTCAAATGTGGCAATCTTTTATTGTtctaccaaaataaaaaaaatgtgatcTACAATGCTTTCATGAGTGTGGACACTATCATTCTTGTAAATTATTGgtgatgatagaactttatatatatatatatatatatatatatatatatatatatatatcaatcttATATCTTTTTATTGTAAATATGGATATAGATTATCCATATTTGATCCATTTTTCATCCCTNATTTTGGATCTATCAATTGATTGTGAAATTAACGCTCAAAAttgaatgatattttaaaaatagaggatattaattttgattcatGATTGAAGTTGTTGATCTTAACTTAAAtgttgtatataattttttatccaaaattcaatcaaattgaGAAAATAGCAATGTCATGGATATATTTATTAGGCTGTTCATCCCTCTATTCTAAGAGTTATATATtcttgggtaaattgcacttttggtcctcagAAGTCTCAAACTTTGAAACACATGATATTTTGGTCTCTAAACTTTAATGtattataatttctaacttaaaactttctaaattattgtaattaagtcATACAGctcaatttaattgactaaatattaatattttgctGATATAATAGTGATATGGTATTTTAATAATTGTCACATTATTGATTACAGTACTATAGTATTGCTATCACGTTAGTGACACATTTTTATGTAATCAATTAAATTGGACTATAGATCTTAATTGTAACAATTTAgcaatttttaagttaaaaatcgcaagaattaaagtttgagaaccaaagcgTCACCTGACTCAATGTTTCAGGACAAGAATTCGTGAAATTTAGCCTATATTCTTTAGCAAatgcaaaatttgaagaaaacactcagaaaataggctaaattataaaaaattctcttgttaatatttttttttttacttttcctctcTGACCTTTAAAACCTATACTTTTACCTCTTAAAAAATGAGAAATATTTACTTCGGTCCCTGCCGTCAATATTCCGTCAGGAATTTtgtctatatattattattatattttttttggggtaCTTGtatatatactcctgaaaagtttctgactttctgatttaccccccttagaaggttaatattaaaaatattatttttacgtttcaagttatttcaaatatacccctaggctgcgtttggttcaagtATAAGTAAAAACTGCTTATTTCAGGGATAAATACAAATTCAGGTATAAGCAAAAATTAGACCAAATTTGTGttttgatgaaaattggattgcttctaggaataaggtaaatagtgtttggattcTTAGATTCGAACAAAGggaataagaattataattttaaattaaaattattttatctaattaattaacatcaaaatattacttaaaaataataaattaatattaataattataaataataaattaattaaataataataaattataaataataaagtattaataattataaattataaattaattaatgaataaaataattaataacctaataaattataacttaaaaattattaacaattataaattataaattaactaattaataataaaataaattataaattataaataattataaattataaattattaattaataataaattataagtaattataaagtataaataaataaattaataaaaatatttattaattaattattaataattataaataataataaataaattattaataataaaatattaataatNaataatagtaaaataaataaattaattaattataattaattagtagtaaattcaataattaattaatagtaaattaattaattataaataaataaaataaattataataatttaattaataattataaataataaattaattaattattttattatttaagccattaataatgatttaaatatattaattaaattaattaattatttaataccgtaattaaaataatttaaagatttTAATTACCCTTTTTCTCACTTGagaacaagcttgttctagGAAAAAGGTGAAACAGCAGTTTCAGCCTTATACCGGCTTATTTCAGAAATCCGAGAATTACTGTTTTCGGATACCAAATGCActgtttgggaacaaaggggggaacaagggcttattcccctcttgtttccgaaccaaacgctactcTAGAGTTAATTTTATTAGTGAACTGTTAGAAATAGccattatctctgtaaaattattattttgtcatttcaaatataacctTTTACTATCATCAACTTTTCTTACTTTAGGGGCAAAagaaagtattttaatttttagtctttTTAAATGTACTCTCTATCAtcatcaacttttttaatttgcccttaagttaagggcaaaagagatattttgattttttaaaactttggtagacatttaactcacatttaacctGAAATAATTTAATGGTTGGTAACTATAgtgatatttttgaataacggaggaacatatgatgTGTAtattggaaacaaaaaaaaaggagtaaattagatatttttaaagttttaaggGGTATActggcaattatccctattttttATACCCTTTTAGACTCCTCTCAGCTGCACCACCTCCGAGAGAGaatgcaatttgatcatttaGTCGTTACAATTAAATAAATACTGTAACTTCTTTGaacatttcttaatttttaaggaggtaaaacataaatttttaaaacttaaaaaggaaaaataaaaaagcgaaTATTGATCTATAATTTAGTccaaaaaatatcatattttatcaatgaactgagctggaatactattataAGATCCAAAACATTGGTGCCTATACCTTTTCACCCTTCAGATAAAAGCTTTTGGCCATTAAATTAAAAGTCAATAATGGTGACTCCATGGTGATGAGCCTTCAATTGTTCATGATCCAACATACAAAGGATTTGatccaaaaaccaaaaaattttataaacactAATAAGTTGGCGCTTACATTAGTATTCCAGCTGGAATCTTCATCCATATATGATTAAGAGGGAAAATGCACATTTCTCTGCTCTAAAAGCATAAAATCTCCATAAGCATAATAtaagctaaattataaaaaatctttttgaaaatGCCCGTaacttttaaaatctatattttatcatcTCAAACATTTCAAGTTGTTACATTTAGCCCCCCCTCCCCCGTCAGGATTCTATCACTATTCCGTCCATTTCTtgtaatttataccgaaaatacccttcaaaataacagaaatatattaaacaattattttttatataagaagTAAAgacaatttaattattttgtccaTTTCATTAACATCATACcctcctaattttttttcgaaattttaaaaaggcaaaatattgatttttgaAAGTGGGGAATGTAAAGAGAAAACATTGGTATTTAAAGaaaagttttctgtaatttagcctaaaatatATTTAAGTTCCAGATGAACTACAATTTTAAGATTCACTACACTTTTACTCTGTTAAGCATTACACTAACCTATATTAATCATTCTCAACTGATTTAAGCCACGGAAAaaattgggaaaacttcaaaaacccccctgtggtttcgtagtttctcactttgcacacctgtggtttaaaatgtatcaatttgcccccgcTGTggttgaagttttcccaaaattttataaacgCCTCCTACAGAAATCGCGTACTTATGCTGTGAAACACATACCATGTATTCAGTTTGAATGCTTTAGATTACGCACATTGTGATGCTTCAAGAGTTCCACAACAGATAGGAaagaattatagaaaattttcttgttaacatccgctttttcactttccttccATCATTTAAAAACCAACACTTTATCCCcttgaaaaataagaaatgttcACTTTGGCTTCCGTCGTCAGTATTCAGTTAGAATTccgtttatattttattattatatattttttatacccaaaataccctcAGCCTCCTCCCCGTCGCCTCCttcctcgccgcctcgccctatTCCGCCACCTCGCCCTATCCTAccacctcgtcctcctccgccgcctcgccctcgtcCACCCCTCCATCTATGCCCACACACACGCTCTCGCGCTCTTTCGCCGTCTCGCCCTCGGCCACCTCTCCGTCCATGCCCATTCCAATCTCCTCCCTATCGTCGCCAAAATGGAGTGACGAGGGTGCAAGAACAGGTGAGCAGGCGAAGGAAATGAAGTCATTGTTGCAGTTGAGCGAGACGCAAAGAACGGAAGAGGAGGTGACGGCTGAGCAAGATTAGGGAGAAGATCGACCACGGTGAGAGACAATTTgctcattttatcatcacagttaaCACCGTACCttttgtgaacattttttatttttcaagagggtaaagtgtagatttttaaataactggaggagaaagtaaaaaaacggATATTGATAgaaagattttctgtaatttaaccttgaaattataaaaattaaaaactacaaTTCTAATAACCAGACTTAAGCTTTTGGTCTAAATTATTAGACCCAATAAATCATTAGTGCTAATGGACTGTGTTGTTACATACATAGAGTTTCAGAGTACAAATTGCACACACGGGAAGagaataatttcaaaaattttaaactattataGTTCCTACTCAAAATAAATGCAACAAACAATTCATATTTAAAGCTACTagtaaggaaaagaaaaaaaaatcggcCTAAGGATTTAAGTGGTTGCAAAATTATCAATTCCAATTTTACAGCCtttattacaataatttaaatttgttgaactTCTGCTATCAAGTTCTTTTACCTAATTTAAAATCAACGTAAACTTTAGTTGTATGAGTTATGCAAAGTAGATTTTTCAAGTCCTTTATGATAAAACTAGGGAGAAAAGTCCCAAACCCAACAAACCTCTACAGCAAATTTGAGATCACTAGTCAAAATTCCAAAAGAATACAAAACCAACTGAATAATATGGTTTTGTGATTGAACTACAGAGAAGCTAATATCAAACATGAATAAATTTTAGGTAATTTTTTGTGGCGATCTCGAATTACTGCGCTAAAGTTCGAATGAATCTAAGACCTTTTTTCGTTAAACTACAGGtgagaaaaagaaacaagagGCATTGGTGTACAGGTTACTGCAGTGACTTGCATTTCATTTCAAACTTAACATTTAAAAgcaataagataaatagtagAGTTACTGCCCTACTTTGCAGCAACACATTATGTTTTATTATTACACACTGCAAACATAGCAGAGTCTTTGAGACTGAAATTTACAAGCCAACAAAACAGTTGCTCTCAGGTCAAGAGTCATTTATTATTTTACCAACCACATCACTTATGCTGCTTATTTACAGAAAATACTATTATACACCAGGAGTAGCAGCATTTTATCGCATACACACCCAAGCACTTAATAGCAAAGCATAATTGCAGACCCTAATTCGAGAGCGAATCATTACCTGAATGGGGAACTTGATTAAGTAGGTCGAGAAACTGGGCGCAGTCGGTTCCCAATTCAGTGAAGGCCGAGACGAGCTTCGGCAGAAGCTTCGCGAGCATGAGCTTGAATCCAGTGGAGCAGCTCTTGGGGTTTTCGCCGGAGGCCTTGCCATCATCGGATTCATATGCATGCCCAACCTGGGCTCCATTTAAATAAGCACCGCAGGCGAGTAGAATATGCCTCGACCGAGAAGTGAAGTGCTCCTCGACAAGCTCTTCGAAGTGCTGAGTTTATTGTTAAAGGAATAGATTAGACAGGTTTTAGAGGTTGGTTCGAACTAAACTCTCGGATTGCAGAGATCTTCAAAATAAGTCCCTAGCAAAATTATCCATTACATACGTAGAAACTTCATATATGCTCCTCtataaaaacttttaactaaACATAAAAACTGTTTCCTCTTAAATTGCATGACTCCCCAACTTTAGACAAGCGTGTTTTTGTAGAAACTGCATTTTCTAGATGTCCGTGAAACTTCATATTTTACAGGGGTAAATATGTAGCatgatgattttgcagggatgaTCTATACGAAACGAAGAGAAATTCCAAAATACCTTCGGAGGCTTGTTTAAGAGATACAGCATGGATTTGCATGACAACAGGAAGGCGTTCTCATTGTAGGTGACGGAATTCTTCTCCCCTTCAGCCCTTCCGATTTGTTTGTCGTAGCCTGCCTCGTTGAAATACGGCTTCTCATTGAGAACAAGTGCTTGAAGGGATAACAGCACTTGCAGAACAGTGGAGCTTTCGGGATTCCACATTTCCGATCCGGAACCAGTCCACGTCTTGAGAAGGCTTAGACAGACTTTTCCTGACTCGTACAAGTTTGGGTTCAGTCGAAGCCCGCCAGAGTTGTAGTGAACGAGCTGCAGAATAAAATTGATCATTATGCTAACTGTCCTACAACGAACCCTCTGAATTTCTAGTTAATCATAAGTTTTCACCAAGAGCAATATCTGAATCTAGCATACTCAAAACGAAAAAGCACAAAAAAGCATTTTGCAGTTGAGGCGCACACagtttctacttttttttatttttcccttcGCATAAAAAAAGACACTTGCTCAGATAGGTGATTTCAGACATCATCATACAATaaaagttatttaaataaacgttgataaaatcatttttaattcaattgagatatttgaaaaactctttttctttcaaaGACGAGTAAAGGATCCATATATTTGTGTAGCTAAAGAATGagaaaaaccaacaaaacaatGTAAAGATCATATAATGAGACGTTTAATGAAagtagaaaggaaaagaaagaaagaaaacttacAGGTGGTTCATGAGGATATTCTGGAGGAAAGTAGatatcaaagaaaaaaagaccaTCGTGGTACGGAGTTCCAGCTGCGCCAACAATGCACGCCCTCAAGAGATCCATCCTTTCCTCGTAAACTCTAACACAAATGCTATCTGTTAACATGGAAACAGTACATGCCATTAGTAACACGAGCACCGCAAGGCATTTACTAAAAACCCTTAGAAAACGAGAAAAACTTTTGTCTTCTCAGTTGCTAGTAACTTCAGGCAAGAAGGTTATCTGGCTAGTCTCAAAAAAGAGCCTAATTCCTAGACTGTCTTCTGACTAACATGGAATGACCATTCAAGTCCTACTGTACATCTTCTTTCACAATTCCCAAAATCTACATTATCTTTAGCATCCATctaaaataaatgtaaaagaatgcaaACATTCTTTTTTATTACATTAATCTGATCTCCTGATGGCTCATGAATGCCAAGAATGCACAGTGCTAGTCCAGCTCTCATAACATAGATGCCTTGGCACATACTGTCAGcacaaaagaaagaagagagaaaaaaaatgataaaatagaaTGGCACATCATGAAGCAGCGCATAAAGCACTGCAGGTTATCACGCTTGGGTCAGTTAGAATATGTCAAGTTGGGTTGTGGCGACTTCAAATGATCACATCACATGGGTCAACTGGCAACAAGCCCAGTTAAAGTAAGATGAAAGCCGAGGGGTCGCTAAAAGAAATTCAGGTATACAAATCACCTGAAAACACAACAAAAACATTTAAATCGTTTTTGACCTGAATCGCGCAAAAACCCACCTATATCTTTAGCCCACCTAACCTAAGAGatatgttttttttcaaaaaaaaaaacatacacaTCTGTTTGACCCAATCCACCCTAACCATCCCAAAGAACCCAAAAACATTAGCACAATGACCCAAATCAGTTCACAGGCTTCTGACCCAAAAGCGACAGAAATCAAGTTGGGTCAAAGACAGGTTTCTTAGTCAGGTAGAAAATTGCCACTGCTAGATATACTCAGTGCCATCCAGCACATACTGGCACTATTCGCACAACCATTCCTGATCACAAAGGTGTTTTACAAACAAAACAATGACAGATAGAACAAGAAGCAAACCTGGTAGATCATTCTCTAGAACGCTCCATTCTTTTCGTATCTTCTTCAACCAGACTCGTTTTGcctaaaaaagaatgaaatttacaacaaattaaacaaaacttGTGTGGTAAGAAAAAACTGTTGAATTCAAGGTGAGGAAAATCTCTAAAATGCACGCTACATTTTCGTTGCCACTTTCATTGATGAAATGATGGTCGAAGCACTCATTTACAACATCAAACTGCTTAAACTTTCTTGGTTTATCACTTTCTGATGATAATGTTGGTTTTTCACTCTGTTCAACTGCTTCCACTTGCTGATCAGTGCATTCCAGTTGAGAGTCATCTACATCGGGTTGCAATTCTTCGGTATTCAGAATTTGATATTTGGATTCTTCTCTAATCTGAAAAGAGACCAagatttgtttaatttgaaagaTGAACTAGtagtaaaaataattctgaGAGAATGGAACTTACTATGCCAGACTTCGAATTTGAACTGCTGGAACCAAATAGACTTGAAGTTACATTCGTGATAAAATCAAAAGCGACTTTTGGGAGCAAATAAGATGTAGCTTTCTGCAAGCCGCTCACACGATCTCCACAAGAATCATCTAGAACTTTCTGAAgaataagtttaaaaaattcagTTAATTTCAGCAATTCAAGAGGGTGTGAGGGCATGAAACACATAAAACATCAGCATATATGGAGCTAGTACAGGGAACAAAGTTATGACCTTTGGGTCCTTTTGACAAAGCTGTTTCTCCTGCTCTTGTAAATCTACTGCGACATTTTCAGGGATAGATTCTTCATTGGTTGATAGAGTTGCAGCAGTTTCAAGAAGCCTATCTAATCCAAATATTTCAGCAGGCTGAACCTGTGATAACCAAGATTTCCCTATCTCATTTACTGATtcagaaaacataaaacatagAAAGTTATAGTGGAAAATAGAATCTCATGCAAAATTAATAACAATTGTCTATGGTCTATGAGGGTATCTCAAAAATTGAAGTACAACACAAACTGCaaatatatttgagaaaaaaaatctaaatttcctAAAGCTAATGTTATTTGCTAATCGTGGCTTCTGAGTACACTTGCCGATGATAAGAAAAAGGATTAACATGATGGGGAAAATATATACCTTAGATATGAGACCACTAGCCCATTTTACTTCAATAGCTCCATCCTTGAAACCAATGACAATTCCAAAATATGATAAGAAACCATGAAAAGCCTCATCGCTAAGTTCTGTAACAGAATGATTTTCATTCATTTTCTCAGGACTTGGAGCTGATCTCAGCACGACATCGCCGATACAATAGGAGAAATCCGGATGCTCAACCAGTTCATAAGCACTTACCATCTCCTCATTTGAGCCACCATCCTGCTTGAGCTCGGGAACTATCCATTTCACCTTCACGGTCTTTTCAATAGCATCCATTTGTCTCACAACCCCAACATGCTGTCGCCTCAAAACACACAAGTCTTCTGATGTTACTTTCTCTAATACACATTGCTCGGGCCAAAAATCGTGGTCACCCAAATTGTTCACAGGACTCAAGTTTTGTGTATCTAAGCCAATCGacaaattaccattttgccacAGAACATCAACGGTGCGCTTAgtttttgagattacaaatgtCTGCATACAATCTCGACCATTCATACCAACTTCCTTCTGCATCTTGGTAAAGTTCTTTGGGGCGGTACTAAGTGTAGCCGACTTATTTCCAGCATTCTTCTGGAGATCACGGAAATAGTCAACTGGAAGGGTACACCAATCACCAAGTTGCCAATTCGCATATTGAAAACACTGTAAAAGAGTAAGATTCTTTGGCTCTTGTAAATTGGAAGGAATTAAAGAACGAACTCCATCATTTAATACCGAAGTGATCCACTTAACGTGCACCGAGCCAATTTCAACATGGCAAACCGTACCTTCATCTCGGCTTGCTTTCCCACACAACCATCTCACAGGCTTAGAAATGGACGGGTGATTAATTCTTACCCGCTGGCCTGGATAATAAAAATACGGTGCATCTTCAAAAAGGTTTGGAGGAACGGGCTTTAAAACATCCTCATctcttatcaaaatttcacattttgcCCCATCACTGAAAACAACAGTGACCAAATCAAATACCCTCTCTACCTTCCCAATCCACGGTCCCATAATTACAGAATCACCAGGAACAAGGGATCTCACTCTGCAAAGCTTCTTGCTATTAACATCTTTTATTGAATCGCCCGCAGTAGTCTCTAAATCAACAACCATATCCACATCAACAACCCGACCTAACTGTCCTGAGGGATCATTAACAAGGCATACAATGTCGCCGAGTGCAAATACGCGTTCGAATGCAAGAAAATCGTTGATTTTGCCTATGCTTTCATCAAGGCTCGACAAAATGCTTTGGGCATGCCCCCCATAAGAAGATTCACTATCGTATTGATCCTCACTGTCGGTGGAATCAGCATAGAACTCGCTGTCCGAGTCAATAACAAGCATATCCATAGTCCGAGTGCCTgtgttataatatttttctcaattttagCATTAACAATACTATCAACGGTAAATTCGAAATTTCTAACGCTAAAGAGGGATTTGATACCAACCAACTTAGATGGAATCAGGGACTTGATATCTGATATGATAACTGTGAATTTTGAACACCAACTTCGAGTTCAATTAATCTTCTTAATGCTCTTTCACGATATTCCACGAGCAGGTCAATTAGCAAACAAATCCTACAGGAAAGGATGT
Coding sequences:
- the LOC109722260 gene encoding probable ubiquitin-conjugating enzyme E2 24, with the translated sequence MDMLVIDSDSEFYADSTDSEDQYDSESSYGGHAQSILSSLDESIGKINDFLAFERVFALGDIVCLVNDPSGQLGRVVDVDMVVDLETTAGDSIKDVNSKKLCRVRSLVPGDSVIMGPWIGKVERVFDLVTVVFSDGAKCEILIRDEDVLKPVPPNLFEDAPYFYYPGQRVRINHPSISKPVRWLCGKASRDEGTVCHVEIGSVHVKWITSVLNDGVRSLIPSNLQEPKNLTLLQCFQYANWQLGDWCTLPVDYFRDLQKNAGNKSATLSTAPKNFTKMQKEVGMNGRDCMQTFVISKTKRTVDVLWQNGNLSIGLDTQNLSPVNNLGDHDFWPEQCVLEKVTSEDLCVLRRQHVGVVRQMDAIEKTVKVKWIVPELKQDGGSNEEMVSAYELVEHPDFSYCIGDVVLRSAPSPEKMNENHSVTELSDEAFHGFLSYFGIVIGFKDGAIEVKWASGLISKVQPAEIFGLDRLLETAATLSTNEESIPENVAVDLQEQEKQLCQKDPKKVLDDSCGDRVSGLQKATSYLLPKVAFDFITNVTSSLFGSSSSNSKSGIIREESKYQILNTEELQPDVDDSQLECTDQQVEAVEQSEKPTLSSESDKPRKFKQFDVVNECFDHHFINESGNENAKRVWLKKIRKEWSVLENDLPDSICVRVYEERMDLLRACIVGAAGTPYHDGLFFFDIYFPPEYPHEPPLVHYNSGGLRLNPNLYESGKVCLSLLKTWTGSGSEMWNPESSTVLQVLLSLQALVLNEKPYFNEAGYDKQIGRAEGEKNSVTYNENAFLLSCKSMLYLLNKPPKHFEELVEEHFTSRSRHILLACGAYLNGAQVGHAYESDDGKASGENPKSCSTGFKLMLAKLLPKLVSAFTELGTDCAQFLDLLNQVPHSGNDSLSN